A single window of Rana temporaria chromosome 1, aRanTem1.1, whole genome shotgun sequence DNA harbors:
- the LOC120916137 gene encoding piggyBac transposable element-derived protein 4-like — MASKRHFSTSKAALDQISDSDSDTEFLAELSDSDSDSWQDSSYDSDSDQRSSDSDESPLELSEVRTWCPIDCGMDAVPPPRFPFTGSPGMKVEVDHNDPLAYLKLFLTDDVIEKIVTETNRYKEQQSTTLHSKFSRSRKWEPVSKEDIWKFLGLILLQGVVGKPLQRWYWTKNKLLATPFFGTIMSEYRFSLIMKNLHFTNNEDFDEATHPAPKLKKIWEVFQMIITNFQQAYVPDRDISIDESLMAYKGRLSWIQYIASKRARFGIKSYMLCESTTGYIWNSIIYTGKGTQFNPRYSDYGMATSSVLSLLEPLLNQGYCVTTDNFYTSPELYEFLLKNKTDAYGTARANRRDLPCMFSKKKLKTGEMVAWQKGKMMAMRWRDKKDVCLMSTVHTTSTAMVHTRGGKDVKKPQLVIDYNNTMGGVDRADQAMTFYPAMRKQQKKYYKKIFRHLLEQCMWNAYILHKGRSDKPLVHSDFIWKVVEQIFLNYQTPSVAVNRSGRRAVDIVNPERLTGRHFTDYIPPSAKKAAPTRMCVVCCSKRDGNGKKVRKETRFYCSDCDVGLCAVPCFKIYHTQDVY; from the coding sequence atggcatcaAAGCGTCACTTTAGCACCTCCAAAGCGGCTTTGGATCAGATAAGTGACAGCGACAGCGACACAGAGTTCCTCGCAGAATTGAGCGACAGCGATAGCGATTCGTGGCAAGATTCGTCATACGACTCCGACTCTGACCAGAGAAGTAGCGACAGCGACGAATCTCCACTTGAGCTCAGTGAggtgcgcacttggtgccctattgATTGCGGTATGGATGCAGTACCACCGCCAAGATTCCCGTTTACAGGATCGCCTGGGATGAAGGTAGAAGTTGATCACAATGATCCTTTGGCGTACCTAAAATTATTTCTGACAGATGACGTCATTGAAAAGATTGTCACGGAGACAAACCGCTACAAAGAGCAGCAATCCACTACTCTGCACAGCAAGTTTTCCAgatccagaaaatgggaacctGTGAGTAAGGAGGACATATGGAAATTTCTGGGGCTAATACTTCTCCAAGGGGTGGTGGGTAAACCCCTGCAGAGATGGTACTGGACTAAAAATAAATTGCTGGCAACCCCATTTTTTGGCACCATCATGTCCGAGTACCGATTTTCCCTCATAATGAAGAATCTACACTTCACCAACAATGAGGACTTTGACGAAGCCACACATCCAGCGCCCAAACTGAAGAAAATCTGGGAAGTATTCCAAATGATTATAACAAATTTCCAGCAGGCCTATGTCCCAGACCGTGACATCAGCATTGATGAAAGTCTGATGGCTTACAAAGGACGCCTCAGCTGGATTCAATACATCGCATCCAAGAGAGCGCGGTTTGGAATAAAATCCTATATGCTCTGCGAGTCTACAACTGGCTATATATGGAATTCCATCATATACACCGGCAAAGGAACACAATTCAACCCCAGGTACAGCGACTATGGGATGGCAACGTCATCAGTCCTTTCATTGCTTGAACCATTGCTCAATCAGGGGTATTGTGTAACAACCGACAACTTTTACACGTCGCCTGAGCTGTACGAGTTTCTACTAAAAAACAAGACTGACGCATATGGAACCGCTAGAGCCAACCGACGTGACCTGCCATGTATGTTTTCCAAGAAAAAACTGAAAACAGGAGAAATGGTGGCCTGGCAGAAAGGAAAGATGATGGCAATGCGTTGGCGTGACAAAAAAGACGTGTGCCTAATGAGTACAGTACATAccacctccactgccatggtccacACAAGAGGTGGGAAAGATGTCAAAAAGCCACAACTTGTGATCGATTACAACAACACCATGGGAGGAGTCGATAGAGCCGATCAGGCGATGACCTTCTATCCAGCTATGcggaagcaacaaaaaaaatactataaaaaaatattcaggcATCTCCTGGAACAATGTATGTGGAATGCCTATATACTGCACAAGGGAAGGAGTGACAAGCCTCTTGTTCACTCCGACTTCATCTGGAAGGTGGTGGAGCAAATTTTTTTGAACTACCAAACGCCATCAGTGGCCGTGAACAGATCTGGACGTCGCGCTGTTGACATTGTAAACCCAGAGAGGctgactggtcgtcactttaCGGATTACATCCCGCCAAGCGCAAAAAAGGCAGCACCTACAAGAATGTGTGTAGTTTGCTGCTCAAAGCGAGATGGGAATGGAAAAAAAGTCCGAAAGGAAACAAGGTTCTATTGCTCTGATTGTGACGTTGGTCTATGTGCAGTCCCATGTTTCAAAATTTACCACACCCAGGATGTTTACTGA